The Pseudomonas allokribbensis genome has a window encoding:
- a CDS encoding lysozyme inhibitor LprI family protein — protein sequence MSRSSISTGIALVLAFISLHSHATSFDCAKAVSFAEKSICADTALSLLDEQLNSQYVRALDSAANRNQVRIEQREWLRLRDNCVTDSCLSTSMSQRLNQLSGAIPQSARPAPTSDIKRAEPRVPAATAQVPAVASPVPANSNAQDNHRAVLYLKIALFCMAVLLLICIWLHRRGSMTIYQDYTDALFTSITPILGIGSYFVFSVWLEIPKNYALIAACVLAGLMLLQVIIQTYRSNGVSLFFLLSLFAKIALLTFYFLMMALLLCGGARTRQDARRRRGWAVFATTAFVFLSGWMCRNRQFSSIDDYIAGRT from the coding sequence ATGTCTCGCTCAAGCATAAGCACCGGTATTGCTCTGGTGCTCGCATTTATTTCATTGCACTCCCATGCCACCAGTTTCGACTGCGCCAAAGCGGTGAGCTTCGCGGAAAAATCCATTTGTGCCGATACTGCACTAAGTCTTCTCGATGAACAGCTGAACTCGCAATACGTGCGTGCGCTGGATTCTGCGGCTAACCGTAATCAGGTTCGTATCGAGCAACGTGAATGGCTGCGCTTGCGCGATAACTGCGTAACCGACAGTTGCCTGAGCACATCAATGTCGCAGCGACTCAATCAACTCTCCGGCGCGATACCGCAGTCCGCCAGACCGGCACCCACCAGCGATATCAAACGTGCTGAACCGCGTGTACCTGCTGCGACTGCTCAAGTACCAGCGGTGGCAAGTCCTGTCCCGGCAAACAGTAACGCGCAGGATAATCATCGGGCCGTTCTGTATCTGAAGATCGCCCTGTTCTGCATGGCGGTGTTGTTGCTGATCTGCATCTGGCTACACCGACGTGGCTCGATGACGATCTATCAGGACTACACCGATGCGCTTTTCACCAGCATCACGCCGATTCTGGGTATCGGGTCTTATTTTGTATTTAGCGTCTGGCTGGAGATTCCGAAGAATTACGCGCTGATCGCCGCTTGCGTGCTGGCAGGCCTGATGTTGCTGCAAGTGATCATTCAAACCTACCGCAGCAATGGCGTGTCACTGTTTTTCCTGCTCTCGCTGTTTGCCAAAATCGCCTTGCTGACCTTTTATTTCCTGATGATGGCGTTGCTGCTGTGTGGCGGTGCACGTACCCGGCAAGACGCACGTCGCCGCCGGGGATGGGCGGTATTTGCAACGACGGCGTTCGTTTTCCTTTCTGGCTGGATGTGTCGTAACCGGCAGTTCTCTTCGATCGACGACTACATCGCCGGCCGAACCTGA
- a CDS encoding DUF4236 domain-containing protein has translation MGFRFSKRITIIPGVRLNISGSGVSTSIGPRGLSITMARNGTFLNAGLPGTGLSCRERIDRPSRAADPQATGNAGDYAGQLKVKVSDQGLLLITDMDDNELSPAIIKRVKSERADSIQVLLEKAAEKINRDLEDCLGVHLSTPRPGSMPLIPAPFAIEEPQQPAQKAPGLMDRMLLRSGKMARDADAAQRQYVEDLNRWQATRDAHEFERGEIEKTFRLAARGFSAQMEKALNYVLSGIAWPKETQVTYAFSQDVTGVALDVDLPDEGDVPRRVAEARGNGKLTFKNRTDAQVRRDFVALCHGSLFRVIGEVFALLPGIDKVLASGYIQRNNAANGVSEEHYVISALVTRSQWDSLDFDQLEAIDPAATLNAYGARVKLDRSARFTPVLPMELSVLD, from the coding sequence ATGGGGTTTCGTTTCTCCAAACGCATCACGATCATTCCCGGCGTTCGCCTCAACATCAGCGGTTCGGGCGTCAGCACCTCGATTGGCCCGCGCGGCCTGAGCATCACCATGGCGCGCAACGGCACTTTCTTGAATGCCGGTTTACCCGGTACCGGCTTGTCCTGTCGCGAGCGCATTGATCGGCCGTCGCGTGCCGCTGATCCCCAGGCTACTGGCAACGCCGGCGATTACGCTGGCCAGTTGAAGGTCAAGGTCAGCGACCAGGGTTTGCTGCTGATTACCGACATGGATGACAACGAGTTGTCCCCCGCAATCATCAAGCGTGTGAAGTCGGAGCGTGCGGACTCAATTCAGGTGTTACTGGAGAAAGCCGCGGAAAAAATCAATCGCGATCTTGAAGACTGCCTCGGTGTGCACCTGAGCACGCCGCGCCCTGGGTCGATGCCGCTGATCCCCGCGCCGTTTGCCATCGAGGAGCCGCAGCAACCAGCGCAGAAAGCCCCAGGCCTGATGGACCGAATGTTGCTGCGCAGTGGCAAGATGGCGCGTGATGCGGACGCAGCGCAGCGGCAATATGTTGAGGATCTGAATCGTTGGCAGGCGACTCGGGATGCCCACGAATTTGAGCGCGGCGAGATTGAAAAAACCTTTCGGCTCGCCGCTCGCGGCTTTAGTGCCCAGATGGAGAAGGCATTGAATTACGTGTTGAGCGGAATTGCCTGGCCGAAGGAAACTCAGGTCACTTACGCGTTCTCGCAGGACGTCACCGGCGTCGCACTTGATGTGGATCTACCGGATGAGGGGGACGTGCCACGGCGCGTTGCGGAAGCGCGGGGCAATGGCAAGCTGACATTCAAGAACCGCACAGATGCACAGGTGCGGCGTGACTTTGTTGCGCTGTGCCATGGCTCGCTGTTTCGGGTAATTGGCGAAGTGTTTGCTTTGCTACCGGGGATCGACAAGGTATTGGCGTCTGGCTACATCCAGCGTAATAACGCCGCGAACGGTGTGAGCGAAGAACATTATGTGATCTCCGCATTGGTAACACGATCGCAGTGGGATTCACTGGACTTCGATCAGTTGGAAGCAATTGACCCGGCGGCGACGCTCAACGCGTACGGCGCGCGGGTCAAGCTTGATCGTTCAGCTCGTTTTACGCCGGTGTTGCCAATGGAGCTTTCGGTGCTGGACTGA
- a CDS encoding TerD family protein has product MAVSLSKGGNVSLSKEAPGLSEVIVGLGWDPRVTDGTEFDLDASIFIVGESGKVLDDNSFIFYNNKKSADGSVEHMGDNKSGAGDGDDEQVTVKLTGLAQAVKKLVFAVTIHDSDARKQSFGQVQNAYIRVVNKADGKELARFDLSEDASTETAMIFGELYRNGEEFKFKAIGQGFAGGLAPLAKEHGVNIG; this is encoded by the coding sequence ATGGCGGTATCACTGAGCAAGGGTGGCAATGTCAGCCTGTCCAAAGAAGCTCCAGGCCTGTCTGAAGTAATCGTTGGCCTGGGCTGGGACCCACGCGTCACCGACGGCACCGAATTCGACCTCGACGCTTCGATATTCATCGTTGGCGAATCCGGCAAAGTGCTCGACGACAACAGCTTCATTTTCTACAACAACAAAAAGTCTGCTGATGGCTCGGTCGAGCACATGGGCGACAACAAGTCGGGCGCAGGCGATGGCGATGACGAACAAGTCACCGTCAAACTGACCGGCCTGGCGCAAGCAGTGAAGAAGCTGGTATTCGCTGTAACCATCCACGATTCGGACGCGCGCAAGCAGAGCTTCGGCCAAGTGCAAAACGCCTACATCCGCGTCGTCAACAAAGCTGACGGTAAAGAGCTGGCACGCTTCGACCTGAGCGAAGACGCTTCGACCGAAACCGCGATGATCTTCGGCGAGCTGTATCGCAACGGCGAAGAGTTCAAGTTCAAGGCCATCGGCCAGGGCTTCGCTGGCGGCCTGGCGCCGTTGGCTAAAGAGCACGGCGTAAACATCGGCTAA
- a CDS encoding LppP/LprE family lipoprotein: protein MGLLRGVMAVGVLAALSGCGAYDDFKANNAVQEYRQNCFGNYTNECESKLVDTNIIMLELARRNVAREKDTLIKAVGQDSYERFAKAANEVIDDLVDRQEKKRPGIFARWVLGDAQPFGDTRNQLFLESDMLALKAAVLKKISDSNPVAQRQAITEQPVAAAPVETPPAAPDVAAVTALLEAAIDREIASEIAQDGGEEYKDARQIILTDLNGDGTNDAVVLYTLEGQGGGNGYFQSLATFYATPQGWIHRAKLVVGSGVQSVEVIAPQTLAVKMLSVGPDDANCCPSVESTQKFTWNGTTFLQSPGT from the coding sequence ATGGGACTGCTTCGCGGGGTCATGGCGGTTGGTGTATTGGCAGCCTTGTCAGGCTGTGGCGCTTACGACGACTTCAAAGCCAATAATGCTGTTCAGGAATACCGGCAGAATTGCTTCGGCAACTACACCAACGAATGCGAAAGCAAATTGGTCGACACCAACATCATCATGCTCGAACTGGCTCGCAGAAACGTGGCGCGCGAGAAGGATACGTTGATCAAAGCCGTTGGCCAGGATAGCTATGAACGCTTTGCCAAAGCGGCCAACGAAGTGATCGACGACCTGGTCGATCGCCAGGAAAAGAAGCGTCCGGGAATCTTCGCTCGCTGGGTACTCGGCGACGCTCAGCCGTTCGGCGATACGCGAAACCAGCTATTTCTCGAATCGGACATGCTGGCACTCAAGGCTGCCGTACTGAAGAAGATCAGCGATTCCAATCCGGTCGCGCAACGCCAGGCAATCACCGAACAACCTGTCGCTGCAGCTCCTGTAGAGACTCCGCCGGCAGCACCTGATGTTGCTGCTGTCACCGCGTTGCTCGAAGCTGCGATTGACCGTGAAATCGCCAGCGAAATCGCACAGGACGGCGGTGAAGAGTACAAGGACGCCCGACAAATCATTTTGACCGATCTGAACGGTGACGGAACCAACGACGCGGTGGTGCTTTACACCCTTGAAGGGCAGGGGGGTGGCAATGGCTACTTCCAGTCGCTGGCGACGTTTTACGCGACTCCTCAGGGCTGGATTCACCGCGCAAAACTGGTCGTGGGATCAGGTGTGCAAAGCGTTGAAGTCATCGCGCCGCAAACCCTCGCAGTGAAAATGCTCAGCGTCGGTCCGGACGATGCCAACTGCTGCCCAAGTGTCGAAAGCACGCAAAAATTCACATGGAACGGCACCACCTTCCTGCAATCACCTGGTACTTGA
- a CDS encoding VWA domain-containing protein, with translation MQISQGQRLPLSKILQGRALTLSIRIDAAQVIDFVCFGVDAQGKLSDDRYMVFFNQPSTPCASIRITDGGRFAINLDSLPASIERLVFTASIDGAGAMKDIRASSFEVLSPVGETLATCPFSGADFTGEKAIMVADLYRKDGEWRIAANLQGYAEGLDALVRHFGGEIAEESPPAPISAKVSLEKRVGDAAPQLVSLAKKAQVSLEKANLTETKARVVLVLDATGSMNGQYSRGRVQEVLNRVIPLAVSFDEDGELECWAFAEKPLQLSPVTLSNYERFIDTDSQGWKKWNVGGRFNDEPRVIEKVLASFQQSDEQTPMFVIFISDGGVSKNREITKLMVDAAKQGIFWQFVGIGGSNYGVLEKLDTLSGRVVDNCGFFALDDLHDISEEQLYDKLMAEFPSWLKEAKAKNIIR, from the coding sequence ATGCAGATCAGCCAAGGGCAACGGTTGCCGTTATCAAAGATTCTTCAGGGACGCGCACTGACGCTCTCGATCAGGATCGACGCCGCGCAAGTGATCGACTTCGTCTGCTTCGGCGTCGATGCGCAAGGCAAGCTTTCGGATGACCGCTACATGGTCTTTTTCAATCAGCCGAGTACGCCCTGCGCCAGCATCAGGATCACCGATGGCGGCCGCTTCGCCATCAACCTCGATTCGCTCCCGGCATCGATCGAGCGTCTGGTGTTCACAGCCTCAATCGACGGCGCTGGCGCGATGAAGGACATTCGCGCCAGTAGCTTCGAAGTGCTCAGCCCGGTCGGCGAGACGCTTGCAACTTGCCCGTTCTCGGGGGCCGATTTCACTGGCGAGAAGGCGATCATGGTCGCCGATCTGTATCGCAAGGACGGTGAGTGGCGCATCGCGGCCAACCTGCAAGGTTATGCCGAAGGTCTGGATGCGCTGGTTCGACATTTTGGTGGTGAAATTGCTGAAGAATCACCACCGGCGCCGATATCAGCGAAGGTCTCTCTGGAGAAACGCGTCGGCGATGCTGCCCCGCAATTGGTCAGCCTGGCCAAGAAAGCGCAAGTCAGCCTGGAGAAAGCCAACCTCACTGAAACCAAAGCCCGCGTGGTGTTGGTGCTCGACGCAACCGGCTCGATGAACGGCCAGTATTCCCGTGGCCGGGTGCAGGAAGTGCTCAACCGGGTCATCCCGCTGGCCGTATCGTTCGATGAAGACGGCGAACTGGAATGCTGGGCATTCGCCGAGAAACCACTGCAACTCTCCCCCGTCACGCTCAGCAACTATGAGCGTTTCATCGACACCGACAGCCAAGGCTGGAAGAAATGGAATGTCGGCGGTCGCTTCAACGATGAACCGCGAGTCATCGAAAAAGTATTGGCATCGTTTCAGCAGTCCGATGAGCAGACGCCAATGTTCGTGATTTTCATCAGTGACGGCGGCGTGTCGAAAAACCGCGAAATTACCAAACTGATGGTAGACGCTGCCAAGCAGGGGATTTTCTGGCAGTTCGTCGGCATCGGCGGCTCCAACTACGGCGTCCTGGAAAAGCTCGACACCCTGAGTGGACGTGTGGTCGACAACTGCGGCTTCTTCGCACTGGATGACTTGCACGACATCAGCGAAGAGCAGCTGTACGACAAGTTGATGGCTGAATTCCCCTCCTGGCTCAAGGAAGCCAAAGCCAAAAACATCATTCGCTGA
- a CDS encoding TerD family protein has product MALTLQKGGNLSLTKTDPSLTRILVGLGWDPRATDGAEFDLDASAFLVGASGKVRSDADFIFYNQLKSADGSVEHTGDNRTGAGDGDDEVLKVDLSRVPADVEKVVFVVTIHDAEARKQSFGQVGGSFIRVVNEVSSAEVVRYDLAEDASTETAMIFAELYRNGGEWKFRAVGQGYAGGLKAVANSFGLNF; this is encoded by the coding sequence ATGGCTTTGACACTTCAAAAAGGTGGCAACCTGTCCCTTACCAAAACCGACCCGAGCCTGACCAGGATTCTGGTTGGCCTGGGCTGGGACCCGCGCGCTACCGACGGCGCGGAATTTGACCTGGACGCCAGCGCGTTTCTGGTAGGCGCCAGCGGCAAGGTTCGCAGCGACGCAGACTTCATTTTCTACAACCAGTTGAAGAGTGCGGACGGTTCGGTTGAGCACACGGGTGACAACCGTACCGGCGCTGGCGACGGCGACGACGAAGTGCTGAAAGTTGACCTGAGCCGTGTTCCGGCCGACGTCGAAAAAGTCGTGTTTGTCGTAACCATCCATGACGCCGAAGCCCGCAAACAAAGCTTTGGCCAGGTCGGTGGATCGTTCATTCGTGTGGTCAACGAAGTATCCAGCGCCGAAGTCGTTCGCTATGACCTGGCTGAAGACGCTTCCACCGAAACCGCGATGATTTTCGCTGAGCTGTATCGCAACGGTGGCGAGTGGAAATTCCGCGCTGTTGGCCAGGGTTACGCTGGCGGCCTGAAGGCTGTTGCCAACTCTTTCGGTCTGAACTTCTAA
- a CDS encoding TerD family protein, with translation MNQSLKPGENTNLSLAQGRVVVTHAAGANLDVNLTAFLLGDTGKVLDDSGMVFFNVPEHPSGAATFAAPVVQGSVISHSISFDLARLPANITKVAITLTQDGSAGGFEAVKDLRATVIAGAQVLELAPEPFAKETGIIVLDLYVRNGQFKARSVWQGFASGLAGLCGLYGVEVEEEAPPPPPAKAVSMQKSLITLDKVGSSHKVSLEKGPSAPKVIRVSATWVDNGDDCDNDDLDLRIGILRPDGRMSIIQAPDKRGEFDLDPYVFHTGDVMSASAGEPAVETVDINPAISQLMGGKVALVCSVYSAVDNGAVSVASLKPKMRMEYGNQVVECAFEFPEDHDDEDEDYSDMIYTYVIGLIEIDQEHIVLSPSGATSESCSEATPWLTRNGEKLKLTMDGPEVFKGEPLQNSGSKRYV, from the coding sequence TTGAATCAGTCACTCAAGCCCGGTGAAAACACCAATCTCAGCCTCGCCCAAGGGCGGGTCGTGGTTACGCACGCGGCAGGCGCCAATCTGGACGTCAATCTGACCGCGTTTCTGCTTGGCGACACCGGCAAGGTGCTGGATGACAGCGGCATGGTGTTCTTCAACGTTCCTGAACATCCGTCCGGCGCAGCTACGTTTGCAGCGCCGGTGGTTCAGGGAAGCGTGATCAGTCACAGCATCAGTTTCGATCTGGCGCGCCTGCCGGCCAACATCACGAAAGTTGCCATCACCCTGACGCAAGACGGCAGTGCCGGCGGGTTTGAAGCGGTCAAGGACCTGCGAGCCACGGTGATTGCCGGTGCTCAAGTGCTGGAATTGGCTCCCGAGCCTTTCGCCAAAGAGACCGGGATCATCGTCCTCGATTTGTACGTGCGCAATGGCCAGTTCAAGGCGCGTTCGGTATGGCAGGGTTTCGCTTCGGGGTTGGCGGGGCTGTGTGGTTTGTACGGTGTTGAAGTCGAAGAAGAAGCGCCACCTCCGCCACCGGCCAAAGCCGTCAGCATGCAAAAGTCGCTGATTACCCTCGACAAGGTCGGCAGCAGCCACAAGGTCTCGCTGGAAAAAGGCCCGTCCGCACCAAAAGTCATTCGCGTCAGTGCCACTTGGGTGGATAACGGTGACGACTGCGACAACGACGACCTCGATCTGCGCATCGGCATCCTGCGCCCTGATGGGCGGATGTCGATCATCCAGGCACCGGACAAACGTGGCGAGTTCGATCTCGATCCTTACGTGTTCCACACCGGCGATGTGATGAGCGCGAGCGCCGGCGAACCGGCGGTGGAGACCGTCGACATCAACCCGGCGATCTCGCAGCTCATGGGCGGTAAAGTGGCGCTGGTGTGCAGCGTGTACTCAGCGGTCGACAATGGTGCGGTGTCGGTGGCCTCGCTGAAACCGAAAATGCGCATGGAATACGGCAACCAGGTCGTCGAGTGCGCTTTCGAATTCCCCGAAGATCATGATGATGAGGATGAGGACTACAGCGACATGATCTACACCTATGTGATCGGTCTGATCGAAATCGACCAAGAGCACATCGTGCTCAGCCCGTCCGGCGCCACCTCCGAGTCTTGCAGCGAAGCCACGCCGTGGCTGACCCGCAACGGCGAAAAACTCAAGCTCACAATGGATGGCCCCGAAGTGTTCAAGGGCGAGCCACTGCAAAACAGCGGTTCGAAACGCTACGTTTGA
- a CDS encoding TerD family protein has protein sequence MAALVPGGNAPVACGQLRVDINYTPIPGVDIDVSAFVLNASGKVRGDGDMCFYGQSSVLGGVLQMTEATAGRAVFTVDLSRLETAVEKVALSATIHENKASFERVSHLSVAVSGGIEAQLPTAGMKETALILGEFYRRQGEWKFRCVAQGFNGGLEPLAKHFGVEIAAPSAAPTPAPVPPAPAPAPVPAPAKSTISLSKITLDKTRSSISLEKTASGFGEIKVNLNWNKGSGGGFFSRSKSVDLDVGCLYELQDGEKGVVQALGNCFGSLSGAPYIQLKGDDRTGSVAGGEWMHINGAKWGEVKRILIFAFIYEGAPNWKETDGIVTIYIPGQPDIEVRLNEEGGREGMCAIAMLENVDGAVKVSRRVDFHRGHSAVDKAYGWGMSWRAGSK, from the coding sequence ATGGCCGCTCTCGTACCTGGTGGTAATGCGCCGGTTGCCTGCGGCCAGCTTCGCGTGGATATCAACTACACGCCAATTCCGGGCGTCGACATTGATGTGTCGGCTTTCGTCCTGAACGCTTCGGGTAAAGTCCGTGGCGATGGCGACATGTGCTTCTATGGCCAGAGCAGTGTGCTCGGCGGCGTGTTGCAGATGACCGAGGCGACAGCCGGGCGTGCGGTATTCACTGTCGATCTGAGTCGTCTTGAAACGGCGGTCGAGAAAGTCGCGCTGTCGGCGACGATCCATGAGAACAAGGCCAGTTTCGAGCGCGTCTCGCACTTGTCCGTGGCAGTCTCGGGCGGCATCGAGGCTCAGTTGCCAACTGCCGGGATGAAGGAAACTGCGTTGATCCTCGGCGAGTTTTATCGTCGCCAGGGGGAGTGGAAATTCCGCTGTGTCGCGCAAGGCTTCAACGGCGGTCTGGAACCCCTGGCCAAGCATTTTGGTGTTGAAATCGCGGCTCCGTCCGCTGCACCGACGCCTGCGCCCGTTCCACCTGCACCAGCCCCGGCACCGGTGCCTGCGCCCGCGAAATCGACGATCAGTCTGAGCAAGATCACGCTCGACAAGACTCGCTCGTCGATCAGCCTGGAGAAAACCGCCAGCGGTTTCGGCGAAATCAAGGTCAACCTGAACTGGAACAAGGGCAGCGGCGGTGGCTTCTTCAGCCGCAGCAAATCCGTCGACCTTGACGTTGGCTGTCTGTACGAACTGCAGGACGGCGAAAAGGGCGTGGTGCAGGCCTTGGGCAACTGCTTCGGCAGCCTGAGTGGCGCGCCGTACATCCAGCTCAAGGGCGATGATCGCACCGGCTCGGTTGCCGGTGGCGAGTGGATGCACATCAACGGCGCGAAGTGGGGCGAGGTCAAACGCATTCTGATCTTCGCCTTCATCTACGAAGGCGCGCCGAACTGGAAAGAGACTGACGGCATCGTGACCATCTACATCCCCGGCCAGCCAGACATCGAGGTCCGCCTCAATGAAGAAGGTGGCCGCGAAGGCATGTGTGCGATTGCCATGCTCGAGAACGTTGACGGGGCGGTGAAGGTTTCGCGCCGCGTCGACTTCCATCGTGGTCATTCGGCAGTCGACAAGGCTTATGGCTGGGGCATGAGCTGGCGCGCCGGCTCGAAATAA
- a CDS encoding TerC/Alx family metal homeostasis membrane protein encodes MAVFVGLALGALLLDMVTHRGGKPISLMKASIWSIFWIAISLAFAGFLYVQHGPEVASLFVTGYALEKVLSVDNLFVFMAIFAWFKVPDGLRHRVLYWGIIGAIVFRGVFVAIGTGLLAFGPWVEIVFAVIVAWTAVMMLRAGGDDDEEEDYSKHMAYRFAQKLFPVWPKLYGHNFFVTRKVLEGELQKPENQGMTLAAKGTLFATPLFLCLVVAEVSDILFAFDSVPAVIAVSREPLIVYSAMLFAILGLRTMYFVLEALKRYLVHLEKSVIALLFFIAVKLGLNATDHMFHHGYTIDANTSLLIVMVVLAIGVVASLVLPGQEETQTENN; translated from the coding sequence ATGGCGGTGTTTGTAGGGCTGGCGCTTGGCGCCCTGCTGCTGGACATGGTCACGCACCGTGGAGGCAAGCCTATTTCGCTGATGAAGGCCTCGATCTGGTCGATATTCTGGATCGCGATTTCGCTGGCGTTCGCAGGTTTCCTGTACGTGCAGCACGGCCCTGAAGTGGCCAGCCTGTTCGTCACCGGTTATGCGCTGGAAAAAGTCCTGAGTGTCGACAACCTGTTTGTCTTCATGGCGATCTTCGCCTGGTTCAAGGTGCCGGATGGCCTGCGTCACCGCGTTCTGTACTGGGGCATCATCGGCGCCATCGTGTTCCGTGGCGTGTTCGTCGCGATCGGCACCGGCCTGCTGGCTTTCGGGCCGTGGGTGGAAATTGTCTTCGCGGTGATCGTTGCGTGGACGGCCGTGATGATGTTGCGTGCCGGCGGGGACGATGACGAGGAAGAAGACTACTCCAAGCACATGGCGTATCGCTTCGCACAGAAGCTGTTCCCGGTGTGGCCAAAACTGTACGGCCACAATTTCTTCGTGACCCGCAAGGTGCTCGAAGGTGAGCTGCAGAAACCGGAAAACCAGGGCATGACCCTGGCCGCCAAAGGCACGCTGTTCGCCACGCCGCTGTTCCTGTGCCTGGTGGTCGCGGAAGTGTCCGATATCCTTTTCGCGTTCGACTCGGTGCCGGCAGTGATCGCTGTCAGCCGTGAACCGCTGATCGTCTACTCGGCGATGCTGTTTGCGATTCTTGGCCTGCGAACCATGTACTTCGTGCTCGAAGCGCTGAAACGCTACCTGGTCCATCTGGAAAAATCGGTGATTGCGCTGTTGTTCTTCATCGCAGTGAAACTTGGCCTGAACGCCACCGACCACATGTTCCACCACGGCTACACCATTGACGCGAATACCAGCTTGTTGATTGTCATGGTGGTCCTGGCAATCGGCGTAGTGGCGAGCCTGGTCTTGCCGGGTCAGGAAGAAACCCAAACCGAAAACAATTGA
- a CDS encoding tellurite resistance TerB family protein yields the protein MLAWLKENATAARDKLTTEVGKFKNQKFMEAMTASCAIVSAADGDISSAEKQKMIGFINISPELKVFNTADVIKSFSAHCEKFEFDFQIGQAEALKVIGKIKSDPGAARLLVRVACSIGASDGTFDEKEKAACRLICAELGLNPADFDL from the coding sequence ATGCTCGCATGGCTTAAAGAAAACGCGACGGCGGCTCGCGACAAACTGACAACTGAAGTCGGTAAATTCAAGAACCAGAAGTTCATGGAAGCGATGACGGCCAGCTGCGCCATCGTCTCCGCAGCGGATGGCGATATCTCTTCGGCGGAAAAGCAGAAGATGATCGGCTTCATCAATATCTCGCCTGAATTGAAAGTGTTCAACACGGCAGACGTGATCAAGTCCTTCTCGGCGCATTGCGAGAAGTTCGAGTTCGACTTCCAGATCGGTCAGGCGGAAGCACTGAAAGTCATCGGCAAGATCAAGAGCGACCCGGGTGCTGCTCGCCTGTTGGTGCGTGTTGCCTGTTCCATCGGCGCATCGGACGGCACGTTCGATGAAAAGGAAAAAGCGGCGTGCCGTTTGATCTGCGCCGAGCTGGGTCTGAACCCGGCTGATTTTGATCTTTAA